The sequence CAGCTCCTCGTGGAGGCTCACCATCTCCGTCTCCAGCTCCACGTTGCGCTGCTCCAAGCTGCAACAAAGCGTTGGAAGAAGTGTCAGCATTTACTAAACTGGCTATAGAAAATCAAGAACAACTAAATAAACACTTTATTTGCATTTTCAATATGCTAAATGAATTGCGGTGGAATTGTTGAGGAGGTTAATGGAATATCTTTACTTCCTACATGATGTTTTGTTTAAGGTCATCACACCATACAGTCTTGTTTAAATTGTATTCAGCAATATTTTAGCAAATGGTTAATTGTGGTTTTGTATATCTTTCGTGCACATTCCTCTATATTGTACCGTCTACTCATTATTTGTTGCATGCCATATCAAACTTAAAAATATCTCAAACTTTGAAGTTTTTAGAGGAAAAAGTGTCATCCCTTGTACTTAAGATTTATACATCTGgtcattatttatagtttttgtGAAAAAACACTTCTTAGCCGATGAATACCGTTCTCATGAATTTTCACAAAATAAGCAAACAAAACTAAATGTCATTACCTTTTGATCCTGGCTTCGTACTCGGTCTTCTGCTTGTTCATCTCCTGTTTGAGACTGGCCACTAGGCTGTGCAGAGCACTGTGGCTCCCGGCTCCATTCCCCACAGTGTATCCCTCACTGTTATCACTGCTGCTGGTGCCCCGACTGCTCCCCCCCGCTCCTTCCCCACTGCCCTCTCTGTTGCTGTTCcttccctccccctccccctcccctcctccACCAGACTTGGGCTCAGTGTCTCGCACCGCTCCATCGATGTCCTCGTAGTGACCTCCGTAGAAGTCCTGCTCGGGGCAGGTGGTGGTGGAGGAGCGGCAGGAGGTGGAGTTGTCCGGCAGGGAGATCTCACAGGAGGAGGTGGACCACGTGGCGCTGTCCACGCTCTGCTTGTCCTCGCAGCTGCTGTTCAGACACGTGTTGGCGATGTGGTTCTGCTGCTGCAGGTTGTGGTGGTTTAACTGGACGTTGTCGTACGTGGACAGGCGGttctgattggatgtttgatcCACTTGGGTGCTGTCTCGGGTTTTGTTGTTGTCGCGTAACGTGACACAGCCATTTGGTACCCACAGACCGTTGCGGCCGTTCAGACCCACATCAGTGCCGGATAGGCCCATACGCACAACTCCAGTTCCGTTCCCTCCGGCGCTGCCACCACTCGTCACGCCACTGGTGCCCATTTTGGTGCCGGAGCCTTTGAGCGTCCCACTGCGGCGCACCGGTAAACTCCCGCCTCCTGTTAGAGTCTGGCTCTTCTCCTGACTGGGGTCTGCAGAGGGCGAGGAGCTGAAGGAGCCGTTTGTTACGATCCCGCTGCCCTTACTGAAAGCTGGGTTCTTTTTAACCGTCATTGGTGGACTGCGGGTGATGTCAAAGCGTCCGATGACACCGCTACGAGGGCTGGCCGATCGCGGGGAGACGTTGTTGTCCACGTGCTGGCGGTGTGACGGAGATTCGGGTGCTTCCCAAACACACTGCCGCACCAcctgtgtgttgttgttctcGGTGTTCTGGGTCACCGTAGTGATGGCGGAGGTAGTTGTGGTGGCTTGTCCACGTGGCAGctccatgttgttgttgttggcaagCTCGAGGGCCGTGGGGCTGTCCTCTTCCAGGGGGAACAGCACGTCTTGGCGGCCAATCAGAACAGCCATGAGCTGCTGGACCAGAACAGTATCTGAAAAGATGAGACCTGAAATcagtctctttccttttgaaatgtGCATATAATCACTCTTAACGTTAGAATAATGTCAGCatgcaagacacacacacacgacgagCCAGAATACTGACCTTCCATAATAGCGACTGGATCCTCGACCTTCGGCCTCAAGATATTTGGCCCGAAGACTGTGGCCAAGTTTTGGACGCTCATTTTATTCACCCCTGAATACGACTGGACTTCATCTAGAAATCTGGCATAACAACACATTTGAATAAACATTTCCCTGTTGAATATTTATCATGATTTTACTTAAATATAACTTAAAAACCAATTATTACCTGCAGATGTACTTCAGAAGGTTGTAGTTTACCCGGGGTAGATCTTCCACAAGCTTTCTCAACTCCTTCATACCCTGCAGATGAtgcaattactttttaaatcacACCAACAGACAATACAACAAATCAgtgaaaaataattaaaatatattCTACGATATTTCAAATGAAAATGCTTAGAGGACCAACGTTTCTCTCAGCGATTGAAATGGTACTAAAAGCCATTATTAGTAATCTAAAAACAATTAGTATGAAATTATTCCTATCACCTTCTGGGGAATGCTTACAAaggtatgttttattttataatcAGAGTTAATATTGTTCCTCTTTATGAGAGCTTTTAAACTACTACGCTATCCCATGTGTGGttgttttttgattttcaaaacGCAGACGTTTTTTCAAATAAGACAATCATCAAACACAATTCTGATTTGTAAATGTTCTAATCTGAAATGAGCTCACAGGATTACAAACAACCAACACCTGCTGCAATCCAATGACAAACTGGTAACCTTTTCTTTTATTGTGAATTCTCCTCACTGTTCCTTTCTTAGTTCAAAGTCCTTGGAAGTTTCACAGGCATGGCAGCACTAATCTATGCTTGAGCTGGTAACACTTAAATACAAGATCCAAGCACATGCACACAAATGCACAAACTTGGGCTCTAGTgtaaaagagaggaggaggaggattagTCAGTCTCTAGGAAGCAAAAGACTCGCCCCCTGCTGTGAAGCATTATCTTTAAAGTGTGAGAGAAATCCTATTTAGAGACCAGCTTTTATCCCACAGCGCAGCACTTCGGATGATTTATGTGAGAGTTGTTCTGTGCTCACTTCTGTGGATGTGTATTATAAGCCAGGTACAGGTAGGAAGAAACCGATCAAGCTCGATTTCTTACCATTTCATCATCTTTGCTGAGGAGCTTTGAGGAGGCCAGGAAATCGTCAAACTTGTTGAAGGGGACGACGGGCTCCGGCAGCTCTCTGAGGTACAGCTTCAGGAGAGAGGCCACCGTGTGCACATCCGTGTTACTGCACAggaacatcacagacagaaatagAGAAATTATTATTGGTACATGGCATGGAGGCAAACAGAAATCCTCATGAATACTCCCGCAGCAAGAGGACTGCTGGGAAATCTTAAAGGCAGCTGTCTGTAGTGTTGTGTTTCAGAATCAGGGATTCTTAATTGATCCCCGGGGAAGAAATGGCATTACATTACAGTTACTGTACACCCATTTAAGAATAGAAATACAGTATATAATTATAGAGACATTAAAACTGTGGTAAGCActttagggatgggtatcgtttgaaatgtatcgattccggttctgcttatcgattcaGGTTCTTATCGATTCTCCGTTTtgattccaaaattgtaaaagaaagaggtcaaacgtttagataacaaaaatatctttattattttaagcttaaactgacatttttacaaattaaaaaaatacatgctgtgctttattttaactgagctatgcctgtggcaagctattaacaggccttgtcttttt comes from Pseudochaenichthys georgianus chromosome 12, fPseGeo1.2, whole genome shotgun sequence and encodes:
- the arhgap24 gene encoding rho GTPase-activating protein 24 isoform X1 yields the protein MDEPCVSHSSPQRSGGQAGTEVQRQGRPSVIRCGWLRKQGGFVKTWHSRWFVLRGDQLHYYKDEEETKALGAIFLPGNKVTEHPTSGDEGGKFLFEIISGGDRERMTANHETYLLMASTQNDMEDWVKTIRRVIWAPFGGGIFGQKLEETVRYERRFGNKLAPMLVEQCVDFIRQWGLREEGLFRLPGQANLVKELQDAFDCGEKPSFDCNTDVHTVASLLKLYLRELPEPVVPFNKFDDFLASSKLLSKDDEMGMKELRKLVEDLPRVNYNLLKYICRFLDEVQSYSGVNKMSVQNLATVFGPNILRPKVEDPVAIMEDTVLVQQLMAVLIGRQDVLFPLEEDSPTALELANNNNMELPRGQATTTTSAITTVTQNTENNNTQVVRQCVWEAPESPSHRQHVDNNVSPRSASPRSGVIGRFDITRSPPMTVKKNPAFSKGSGIVTNGSFSSSPSADPSQEKSQTLTGGGSLPVRRSGTLKGSGTKMGTSGVTSGGSAGGNGTGVVRMGLSGTDVGLNGRNGLWVPNGCVTLRDNNKTRDSTQVDQTSNQNRLSTYDNVQLNHHNLQQQNHIANTCLNSSCEDKQSVDSATWSTSSCEISLPDNSTSCRSSTTTCPEQDFYGGHYEDIDGAVRDTEPKSGGGGEGEGEGRNSNREGSGEGAGGSSRGTSSSDNSEGYTVGNGAGSHSALHSLVASLKQEMNKQKTEYEARIKSLEQRNVELETEMVSLHEELDQERKKYTMAEIKLRNAERAKDDAERRNTMLQKEMEQFFSTFSDLTATGNPPAADPRRPDRNNPIWIQ
- the arhgap24 gene encoding rho GTPase-activating protein 24 isoform X4 — its product is MTANHETYLLMASTQNDMEDWVKTIRRVIWAPFGGGIFGQKLEETVRYERRFGNKLAPMLVEQCVDFIRQWGLREEGLFRLPGQANLVKELQDAFDCGEKPSFDCNTDVHTVASLLKLYLRELPEPVVPFNKFDDFLASSKLLSKDDEMGMKELRKLVEDLPRVNYNLLKYICRFLDEVQSYSGVNKMSVQNLATVFGPNILRPKVEDPVAIMEDTVLVQQLMAVLIGRQDVLFPLEEDSPTALELANNNNMELPRGQATTTTSAITTVTQNTENNNTQVVRQCVWEAPESPSHRQHVDNNVSPRSASPRSGVIGRFDITRSPPMTVKKNPAFSKGSGIVTNGSFSSSPSADPSQEKSQTLTGGGSLPVRRSGTLKGSGTKMGTSGVTSGGSAGGNGTGVVRMGLSGTDVGLNGRNGLWVPNGCVTLRDNNKTRDSTQVDQTSNQNRLSTYDNVQLNHHNLQQQNHIANTCLNSSCEDKQSVDSATWSTSSCEISLPDNSTSCRSSTTTCPEQDFYGGHYEDIDGAVRDTEPKSGGGGEGEGEGRNSNREGSGEGAGGSSRGTSSSDNSEGYTVGNGAGSHSALHSLVASLKQEMNKQKTEYEARIKSLEQRNVELETEMVSLHEELDQERKKYTMAEIKLRNAERAKDDAERRNTMLQKEMEQFFSTFSDLTATGNPPAADPRRPDRNNPIWIQ
- the arhgap24 gene encoding rho GTPase-activating protein 24 isoform X3; translation: MLKLRRTTCCLDTDHNTGGDRERMTANHETYLLMASTQNDMEDWVKTIRRVIWAPFGGGIFGQKLEETVRYERRFGNKLAPMLVEQCVDFIRQWGLREEGLFRLPGQANLVKELQDAFDCGEKPSFDCNTDVHTVASLLKLYLRELPEPVVPFNKFDDFLASSKLLSKDDEMGMKELRKLVEDLPRVNYNLLKYICRFLDEVQSYSGVNKMSVQNLATVFGPNILRPKVEDPVAIMEDTVLVQQLMAVLIGRQDVLFPLEEDSPTALELANNNNMELPRGQATTTTSAITTVTQNTENNNTQVVRQCVWEAPESPSHRQHVDNNVSPRSASPRSGVIGRFDITRSPPMTVKKNPAFSKGSGIVTNGSFSSSPSADPSQEKSQTLTGGGSLPVRRSGTLKGSGTKMGTSGVTSGGSAGGNGTGVVRMGLSGTDVGLNGRNGLWVPNGCVTLRDNNKTRDSTQVDQTSNQNRLSTYDNVQLNHHNLQQQNHIANTCLNSSCEDKQSVDSATWSTSSCEISLPDNSTSCRSSTTTCPEQDFYGGHYEDIDGAVRDTEPKSGGGGEGEGEGRNSNREGSGEGAGGSSRGTSSSDNSEGYTVGNGAGSHSALHSLVASLKQEMNKQKTEYEARIKSLEQRNVELETEMVSLHEELDQERKKYTMAEIKLRNAERAKDDAERRNTMLQKEMEQFFSTFSDLTATGNPPAADPRRPDRNNPIWIQ
- the arhgap24 gene encoding rho GTPase-activating protein 24 isoform X2 produces the protein MEMVHQAVHSFPHYGFCDVLSSHQGGDRERMTANHETYLLMASTQNDMEDWVKTIRRVIWAPFGGGIFGQKLEETVRYERRFGNKLAPMLVEQCVDFIRQWGLREEGLFRLPGQANLVKELQDAFDCGEKPSFDCNTDVHTVASLLKLYLRELPEPVVPFNKFDDFLASSKLLSKDDEMGMKELRKLVEDLPRVNYNLLKYICRFLDEVQSYSGVNKMSVQNLATVFGPNILRPKVEDPVAIMEDTVLVQQLMAVLIGRQDVLFPLEEDSPTALELANNNNMELPRGQATTTTSAITTVTQNTENNNTQVVRQCVWEAPESPSHRQHVDNNVSPRSASPRSGVIGRFDITRSPPMTVKKNPAFSKGSGIVTNGSFSSSPSADPSQEKSQTLTGGGSLPVRRSGTLKGSGTKMGTSGVTSGGSAGGNGTGVVRMGLSGTDVGLNGRNGLWVPNGCVTLRDNNKTRDSTQVDQTSNQNRLSTYDNVQLNHHNLQQQNHIANTCLNSSCEDKQSVDSATWSTSSCEISLPDNSTSCRSSTTTCPEQDFYGGHYEDIDGAVRDTEPKSGGGGEGEGEGRNSNREGSGEGAGGSSRGTSSSDNSEGYTVGNGAGSHSALHSLVASLKQEMNKQKTEYEARIKSLEQRNVELETEMVSLHEELDQERKKYTMAEIKLRNAERAKDDAERRNTMLQKEMEQFFSTFSDLTATGNPPAADPRRPDRNNPIWIQ